One window from the genome of Salvelinus sp. IW2-2015 linkage group LG30, ASM291031v2, whole genome shotgun sequence encodes:
- the LOC111955364 gene encoding leucine-rich repeat-containing protein 3B: MTPLDLWLSRSIPMCLLLQSLVLMALCFPSASMCPKGCVCQRARPDPGLHLGPGPLGLFLGLNVTCTGSRLKEIPPDLPPDTAVLRLDHNQIMAVPDHAFRGLRLLRELNLSHNAVETLEEGAFSGVEATLQVLDLSHNRITSVHKDAFARLKARVLVDDNPWHCDCTLQQALGGMAHNHEAAARVLCRSSELQEQEGRHFLAVDTDLCNLAKRTTDYAMLVTMFGWFAMVISYVVYYVRQNQEDARRHLEYLKSLPSKPVKPNEVEDISTVV; this comes from the coding sequence ATGACTCCCCTGGACCTGTGGCTGTCCCGCTCCATCCCCATGTGCCTGCTCCTCCAGAGCCTGGTCCTCATGGCCCTGTGCTTCCCCTCCGCCTCCATGTGTCCCAAGGGCTGCGTCTGCCAGCGGGCCCGACCCGACCCGGGCCTCCACCTCGGCCCGGGGCCCCTGGGGCTCTTCCTTGGCCTCAATGTCACCTGTACCGGGTCCCGGCTCAAAGAGATCCCCCCGGACCTGCCTCCAGACACCGCCGTGCTCCGCCTCGACCACAACCAGATCATGGCCGTCCCCGACCATGCCTTCCGGGGCCTGAGGCTGCTGCGGGAGCTCAACCTGTCCCACAACGCTGTGGAGACGCTGGAGGAGGGTGCCTTCAGTGGCGTGGAGGCCACACTGCAGGTCCTCGACCTCTCACACAACCGCATCACTAGCGTGCACAAGGATGCATTCGCCCGGCTCAAAGCGCGGGTCCTGGTGGATGACAACCCCTGGCACTGTGACTGCACCCTGCAGCAGGCACTGGGCGGCATGGCCCACAACCACGAGGCGGCTGCACGCGTCCTCTGCCGGAGCTCCGAGCTCCAGGAGCAGGAGGGCCGCCATTTCCTGGCGGTGGACACGGACCTGTGTAACCTGGCCAAGAGGACCACGGACTACGCAATGCTGGTGACGATGTTCGGCTGGTTCGCCATGGTCATCTCCTACGTGGTGTATTACGTACGGCAGAACCAGGAGGATGCCCGGCGACACTTGGAGTACCTTAAGTCGCTGCCCAGCAAGCCTGTGAAGCCCAACGAGGTGGAGGACATCAGTACTGTGGTGTAA